In Streptomyces seoulensis, the following are encoded in one genomic region:
- a CDS encoding type VI secretion protein, translating to MRADERGAGRDAGRAGESGGIPDGLLVGLLAFLLGMTILVWTATGLAALFSRGGWPAPLAFTRTPLAIRHLVAQPHDIAGAWTGTPPAQLPGWGLFWGLFIGQLLILLVLTVFVLGTVARWRAGRVRRVAPTPVVEKAVPEPRIEQPVLAVPPPPVVMEKPQPAVEQPPAPRGPLRYGTPETRRTAALTALQDAPGPALVVTSDPALWQETKDARAKLGPVLLYDPTHRCDTPARLHWSPTAGCEDRPTALSRATALLAPVRPTARIDQAVTDTATTLLRSFLHAAALDGRTIRHVHRWTQGTQLQDAVRTLRTHPKAAPGSAGELEAALTSHPERRDIAQELTSRALSALLTVNIRESCTPHRTDTLALDSFVHEGGTLYVVGEPIEDPRTRPGAMPLLTALVSSVVEHGRRMAERSSSGRLDPPLTLILDDVAAVAPLPQLPGLLGTGPAEGLPTLALLRSREQARSRWPHEDLDLPV from the coding sequence GTGCGAGCGGACGAGCGGGGCGCCGGCCGGGACGCCGGACGCGCGGGCGAGAGCGGCGGGATTCCGGACGGCCTCCTGGTCGGCCTGCTCGCCTTCCTCCTCGGCATGACGATCCTGGTGTGGACGGCCACCGGCCTCGCGGCCCTCTTCTCGCGGGGCGGCTGGCCGGCCCCGCTGGCCTTCACCCGCACCCCGCTCGCCATACGACACCTCGTCGCCCAGCCGCACGACATCGCCGGCGCCTGGACGGGGACCCCACCGGCTCAACTCCCCGGCTGGGGCCTCTTCTGGGGCCTGTTCATCGGCCAGCTGCTCATCCTGCTGGTCCTGACGGTCTTCGTCCTCGGCACGGTCGCCCGCTGGCGCGCGGGCCGGGTACGGAGGGTCGCGCCAACTCCCGTGGTCGAGAAGGCAGTACCGGAACCCCGGATCGAGCAGCCGGTCCTAGCAGTGCCGCCGCCCCCGGTCGTCATGGAGAAGCCCCAGCCGGCCGTGGAGCAGCCTCCGGCCCCCCGGGGCCCCCTGCGCTACGGCACCCCCGAGACCCGCCGCACCGCCGCGCTCACGGCCCTCCAGGACGCCCCCGGCCCCGCACTGGTCGTCACCTCCGACCCGGCCCTCTGGCAGGAGACCAAGGACGCGCGGGCCAAGCTCGGCCCGGTCCTGCTCTACGACCCCACCCACCGCTGCGACACCCCGGCCCGCCTGCACTGGTCACCCACGGCCGGCTGCGAGGACCGCCCCACCGCACTGAGCCGGGCCACGGCGCTTCTCGCCCCTGTCCGGCCCACGGCCCGTATCGACCAGGCCGTCACCGACACCGCCACCACCCTGCTGCGCAGCTTCCTGCACGCCGCCGCGCTGGACGGCCGCACCATCCGCCACGTCCACCGCTGGACCCAGGGCACCCAGCTCCAGGACGCGGTACGCACCCTGCGCACCCACCCCAAGGCGGCCCCCGGCTCGGCGGGCGAACTGGAGGCGGCCCTCACCTCGCACCCGGAACGCCGGGACATCGCGCAGGAGTTGACCAGCCGGGCGCTCTCCGCTCTTCTCACCGTCAACATCCGGGAATCGTGCACCCCACACCGAACCGACACGCTCGCCCTGGATTCCTTCGTCCACGAAGGGGGCACGCTTTATGTGGTCGGTGAACCCATCGAGGACCCCAGGACGCGGCCGGGCGCGATGCCCCTGCTGACGGCCCTCGTCTCGAGCGTGGTCGAGCACGGCCGGCGCATGGCCGAACGGTCATCCTCCGGTCGGCTCGACCCACCACTCACCCTGATCCTGGACGACGTGGCCGCGGTCGCCCCGCTCCCCCAACTCCCCGGCCTGCTCGGCACCGGCCCCGCCGAGGGCCTGCCGACACTCGCCCTGCTCCGCTCCCGCGAACAGGCCCGCTCCCGCTGGCCCCACGAGGACCTGGACCTACCGGTCTAG
- a CDS encoding GNAT family N-acetyltransferase has translation MGVVGGQGYVVRAVRAEEWAAVKRLRLDALRDPVAHLAFLETYETAAARPDSFWQERAAQGGGVRQFIAEAPDGEWAGSVTVLLEEAGSEDWAGYAVERRQGHVVGVFVRPGHRGNGLIQQLLDAGVAWAWEQDAERARLFVHADNPRAQGAYLRAGFKPTGLVVSFSKNEEERELEFALDR, from the coding sequence ATGGGAGTTGTGGGTGGTCAGGGGTATGTGGTCCGGGCTGTGCGGGCGGAGGAGTGGGCGGCTGTGAAGCGGCTGCGGCTGGACGCGCTGCGCGATCCGGTCGCTCATCTGGCGTTCCTGGAGACGTATGAGACGGCCGCCGCCCGGCCGGACTCGTTCTGGCAGGAGCGGGCCGCCCAGGGCGGCGGGGTGCGGCAGTTCATCGCCGAGGCGCCCGACGGCGAGTGGGCCGGGTCGGTGACCGTATTGCTGGAGGAGGCCGGGTCCGAGGACTGGGCCGGGTATGCGGTCGAGCGGCGGCAGGGGCATGTGGTCGGGGTGTTCGTGCGGCCCGGGCACCGGGGGAACGGGCTGATCCAGCAGCTGCTGGACGCCGGTGTCGCCTGGGCGTGGGAGCAGGACGCCGAGCGGGCGCGGCTCTTTGTGCACGCCGACAATCCGCGGGCCCAGGGGGCTTATCTGCGGGCCGGGTTCAAGCCGACCGGGCTCGTGGTCTCGTTCTCGAAGAACGAGGAGGAGCGGGAGCTGGAGTTCGCGCTAGACCGGTAG
- a CDS encoding cysteine hydrolase family protein, producing the protein MTTLPDRDRTALLVIDVQNDVVADNHDRDGVIARISTLIDKARAEDVPVVWVQQNDDELWRDSAGWEIVPELTPRDGEPVVHKSYRDSFEDTDLESVLAEHRVGRLVVTGAQTDFCIRSTLMGALVRGYDALLVADAHTTEDLTAYGAPSPELVIAHTNLYWGGQHVPGRKGGTVNTTEVVF; encoded by the coding sequence ATGACAACCCTCCCCGACCGTGACCGCACGGCTCTCCTCGTCATCGACGTCCAGAACGACGTGGTGGCCGACAACCACGACCGTGACGGCGTCATCGCCCGCATCAGCACCCTGATCGACAAGGCTCGCGCCGAGGACGTACCGGTGGTCTGGGTCCAGCAGAACGACGACGAACTGTGGCGTGACAGCGCCGGCTGGGAGATCGTCCCCGAGTTGACGCCCCGGGACGGCGAGCCCGTCGTGCACAAGAGCTACCGCGACTCCTTCGAGGACACCGATCTGGAGTCCGTCCTCGCCGAACACCGCGTCGGCCGGCTCGTCGTGACGGGCGCCCAGACCGACTTCTGCATCCGCTCCACCCTCATGGGAGCCCTGGTCCGCGGCTACGACGCGCTTCTCGTCGCCGACGCCCACACCACGGAGGACCTCACCGCGTACGGCGCCCCGTCCCCGGAGCTGGTGATCGCGCACACCAACCTGTACTGGGGCGGGCAGCATGTCCCCGGCCGCAAGGGCGGGACGGTGAATACGACCGAGGTGGTGTTCTGA
- a CDS encoding MarR family winged helix-turn-helix transcriptional regulator: MADTAGVPEPTLEEQIAAYQREFQDLDPQVEEIVSALSRLNRRMNVAYGRQTAELGISNAEWEVLKALVLSGAPYRLGPGELAKRLGLTPAAMTHRIDRMVTEGLVTRERDESNRVRVIVELTTDGREKWLEAMRMATVFEEDLLQDLTSGERSVLGEVLTRLLRRVEHAQPDAEGRLSDLD, encoded by the coding sequence ATGGCCGACACCGCCGGCGTCCCGGAGCCGACACTCGAAGAACAGATCGCCGCCTACCAGCGCGAGTTCCAGGACCTCGACCCCCAGGTCGAGGAGATCGTGTCGGCGCTGTCCCGGCTGAACCGCCGCATGAACGTGGCGTACGGCCGCCAGACCGCCGAGCTGGGCATCAGCAACGCGGAGTGGGAAGTACTGAAGGCCCTGGTCCTCTCCGGCGCCCCGTACCGGCTGGGCCCCGGCGAACTGGCCAAGCGGCTCGGCCTCACCCCGGCCGCGATGACCCACCGGATCGACCGCATGGTCACCGAGGGCCTGGTCACCCGGGAGCGCGACGAGTCCAACCGCGTCCGTGTCATCGTGGAACTGACGACCGACGGCCGCGAGAAGTGGCTGGAGGCGATGCGCATGGCGACGGTCTTCGAGGAGGACCTGCTCCAGGACCTCACCTCCGGGGAGCGCTCGGTGCTGGGAGAGGTCCTCACCCGGCTCCTGCGCCGCGTGGAGCACGCCCAGCCCGACGCCGAGGGCCGGCTCTCCGACCTGGACTGA
- a CDS encoding MFS transporter: MPRIHVGNALSAFGLGFTVPYLYVYVAQVRGLGAMTAGLVLAVFAVAALIALPFAGRAIVRRGPLPVLLVALVLSALGALGLGLAGSAVSVLLTAAALGAGQAVMQPALATMIVDCSTTATRSRAFAMQFFLQNLGLGVGGLIGGHLVDTSRASSFTVLFTIEATIFLLLAVLMATVRMPRAPRITDLPSGSAGGGWRQLVRNRAMVQLCVLGFVLFFACYGQFESGLSAYGVEAAGISTSTLGTALAANTMMIVVAQFAVLKLVERRRRSRVIAVVGMIWTVAWLAAGYAGLGHGSQEMATAAFVSTYALFGLGEAMLSPTVAPLVADLAPEGMAGQYNSAFALVKQLALAVGPAIGGPLGASLHAPYIVTFALFSVAISVLAVRLGRRLTPAQDHPWAAHAKSRVVARGGAPAESVSA; encoded by the coding sequence ATGCCCCGCATCCACGTGGGCAACGCGCTCAGCGCGTTCGGACTCGGCTTCACGGTCCCGTATCTGTACGTCTATGTGGCGCAGGTGCGAGGGCTGGGGGCCATGACGGCCGGGCTGGTGCTCGCCGTCTTCGCCGTGGCGGCGCTGATCGCGCTGCCCTTCGCCGGGCGGGCGATCGTCCGGCGCGGTCCGTTGCCCGTCCTGCTCGTCGCCCTGGTCCTGTCCGCGCTCGGCGCCCTGGGCCTGGGGCTGGCGGGCAGTGCGGTGTCCGTACTGCTGACGGCGGCCGCGCTCGGTGCCGGGCAGGCGGTGATGCAGCCCGCGCTGGCGACGATGATCGTGGACTGCTCGACCACCGCGACCCGGTCGCGGGCGTTCGCCATGCAGTTCTTCCTGCAGAACCTCGGTCTGGGCGTCGGCGGGCTCATAGGCGGCCATCTGGTCGACACGAGCCGCGCCTCCTCCTTCACCGTGCTGTTCACCATCGAGGCCACGATCTTCCTGCTGCTCGCCGTACTGATGGCGACGGTCCGGATGCCGCGTGCCCCGCGCATCACCGACCTGCCCTCCGGTTCGGCCGGGGGCGGCTGGCGGCAGCTCGTGCGGAACCGGGCGATGGTCCAGCTCTGCGTGCTGGGCTTCGTGCTGTTCTTCGCCTGCTACGGCCAGTTCGAGTCCGGTCTGAGCGCCTACGGCGTCGAGGCCGCCGGGATATCCACGTCCACGCTGGGCACCGCGCTCGCCGCCAACACGATGATGATCGTCGTGGCGCAGTTCGCCGTGCTGAAGCTGGTCGAGCGCCGGCGCCGGTCGCGGGTGATCGCGGTGGTCGGCATGATCTGGACCGTGGCCTGGCTGGCGGCGGGTTACGCGGGTCTCGGGCACGGCAGCCAGGAGATGGCCACGGCCGCCTTCGTCTCGACGTACGCGCTGTTCGGGCTCGGGGAGGCGATGCTGTCGCCGACCGTGGCACCGCTGGTCGCCGATCTGGCGCCGGAGGGCATGGCCGGGCAGTACAACTCCGCGTTCGCGCTGGTCAAGCAGTTGGCGCTGGCGGTCGGGCCGGCCATCGGCGGGCCGCTGGGCGCCTCGCTGCACGCGCCGTACATCGTGACGTTCGCGCTGTTCTCGGTGGCGATCAGTGTGCTGGCGGTGCGGCTGGGCCGGCGGCTCACGCCCGCGCAGGACCACCCGTGGGCCGCGCACGCCAAGAGCCGGGTCGTGGCGCGGGGCGGAGCCCCGGCGGAGTCGGTCAGCGCATAA
- a CDS encoding ATP-binding SpoIIE family protein phosphatase, with translation MNFTRWSARLPGTQRRAAARTEQTVPPDRRGESPVPAARAGHPASAVDALPTREVLDRVPALVALVHGPDHRLAHVNAAYTAAFGPRAPGTPARDTLPELAELGLFPLLDQVLRSGRPRTLKSRKAVDGRSYTFTCTPVTGHGDRDAGVLVFATDVTDHAEAAERLRASERTQRQTAVTLQRSLLPQDLEEPDDLRVAATYQPGGTEAAVGGDWYDVITLGGGRTALVIGDVMGRGVRAAAVMGQLRTAVRAYARLDLPPHEVLQLLDGLAVEIDANQIATCVYAVHDPNEGRLVYASAGHLPILVRDENGEVLRADEPTGPPLGTGGWVHSSGSVPLGPGATAVLYTDGLVERRDQDLDEGIAALARALSGATGTPQVVCDRLVRSAGVTADHDDDVAVLVLQHPHRTGPAADLFRNAALDLLGGVEAAPRARAFASGVLTSWRFPTELHDLGVLATSELVANSLQHGTPPMRLRLRRTDRRLIIEVTDGDDHLPRRRRAEPADESGRGIDIVATIASGWGSRRTPGGGKAVWCEFLLPKR, from the coding sequence GTGAACTTCACGCGCTGGAGCGCCCGGCTCCCCGGAACGCAGCGCCGCGCCGCAGCGCGGACCGAGCAGACGGTCCCTCCGGACCGGCGCGGCGAGAGCCCGGTGCCCGCCGCCCGCGCCGGACACCCCGCCTCCGCCGTCGACGCCCTGCCCACCCGCGAGGTCCTCGACCGCGTCCCGGCCCTCGTCGCCCTGGTCCACGGCCCCGACCACCGCCTCGCCCACGTCAACGCCGCCTACACCGCCGCCTTCGGCCCCCGCGCCCCCGGCACCCCGGCCCGCGACACCCTCCCCGAACTCGCCGAGCTGGGCCTCTTCCCCCTCCTCGACCAGGTGCTGCGCAGCGGCAGACCCCGCACCCTGAAGTCCCGCAAGGCGGTCGACGGCCGCTCGTACACGTTCACCTGCACCCCGGTCACCGGCCACGGCGACCGCGACGCCGGCGTCCTCGTGTTCGCCACCGACGTCACCGACCACGCCGAGGCCGCCGAACGACTGCGTGCCAGCGAACGCACCCAGCGCCAGACCGCCGTCACCCTCCAGCGCTCCCTGCTCCCGCAGGACCTGGAGGAACCCGACGACCTGCGCGTGGCCGCCACCTACCAGCCCGGCGGCACCGAGGCCGCGGTCGGCGGCGACTGGTACGACGTCATCACCCTCGGCGGCGGCCGCACCGCCCTCGTCATCGGCGACGTCATGGGCCGGGGCGTGCGCGCCGCCGCCGTCATGGGCCAGCTCCGCACCGCCGTCCGCGCCTACGCCCGCCTCGACCTCCCCCCGCACGAAGTACTCCAGCTCCTCGACGGCCTCGCCGTGGAGATCGACGCCAACCAGATCGCCACCTGCGTCTACGCCGTCCACGACCCCAACGAGGGCCGCCTGGTCTACGCCTCCGCCGGACACCTGCCGATCCTGGTCCGCGACGAGAACGGCGAGGTCCTGCGCGCCGACGAACCCACCGGCCCCCCGCTGGGCACCGGCGGCTGGGTCCACTCCTCCGGCTCCGTCCCCCTCGGCCCCGGCGCCACCGCCGTCCTCTACACCGACGGCCTGGTCGAACGGCGCGACCAGGACCTCGACGAGGGCATCGCCGCCCTGGCCCGCGCCCTCTCCGGCGCCACCGGCACGCCCCAGGTCGTCTGCGACCGCCTGGTCCGCTCGGCCGGCGTCACCGCCGACCACGACGACGACGTGGCCGTCCTCGTCCTCCAGCACCCGCACCGCACCGGCCCCGCCGCCGACCTCTTCCGCAACGCGGCCTTGGACCTCCTCGGCGGAGTCGAGGCCGCCCCGCGCGCCCGCGCCTTCGCCTCCGGCGTCCTCACGAGCTGGCGCTTCCCCACCGAACTCCACGACCTCGGCGTCCTCGCCACCAGCGAGCTGGTCGCCAACTCCCTCCAGCACGGCACCCCGCCCATGCGGCTCCGGCTGCGCCGCACCGACCGCCGCCTGATCATCGAGGTCACCGACGGCGACGACCACCTCCCGCGCCGCCGCCGCGCCGAACCGGCCGACGAGTCCGGGCGCGGCATCGACATCGTCGCCACCATCGCCTCGGGCTGGGGCTCCCGCCGCACCCCGGGCGGCGGCAAGGCGGTCTGGTGCGAGTTCCTCCTCCCGAAGCGCTGA
- a CDS encoding NAD(P)/FAD-dependent oxidoreductase, whose translation MVKERVRILVVGGGYVGMYTALRLQRKLKRQLRRGDIEITVVSPDPYMTYQPFLPEAAAGSISPRHVVVPLRRVLPECRVVIGEVTAVDHAVRTAAVTTLATERHGRAAELFGYDELVLAPGSVSRTLPVPGLAEHAIGFKTVEEAIGLRNHVIEQMDIASSTRDPALRDAALTFVFVGGGYAGVEALGELQDMARYAARYYPNLRPEDMKWVLVEATGRVLPEVGPELGRHTVTQLRRRNIQVLLDTRLESCAGRVAVLSDGRRFPTRTVVWTAGVKPHPVLAATDLPLDPRGRLRCTAQLAVEGTEHAWAAGDAAAVPDVTATEPGATTAPNAQHALRQARVLGDNIVHTLRGEPLRTYSHRQLGAVASLGLHKGVAQVYGRRLTGRPAWLLHRAYHLSRVPTFNRKARVLAEWTLAGLFKREIVSLGSLEHPRAEFERAAGGKPPRRHPDPPKGSS comes from the coding sequence ATGGTGAAGGAACGCGTGCGCATTCTGGTCGTCGGCGGTGGCTACGTCGGCATGTACACCGCCCTGCGTCTCCAGCGGAAACTGAAACGGCAGCTCAGACGGGGTGACATCGAGATCACCGTGGTCAGTCCCGACCCCTATATGACCTACCAGCCGTTCCTTCCCGAGGCGGCCGCCGGCTCGATCTCCCCGCGCCATGTCGTCGTCCCCCTGCGCCGCGTGCTGCCCGAGTGCCGCGTGGTCATCGGCGAGGTCACCGCCGTCGACCACGCCGTACGCACCGCCGCCGTCACCACCCTCGCCACCGAGCGGCACGGCCGGGCCGCCGAACTGTTCGGCTACGACGAACTCGTCCTCGCCCCCGGCTCCGTCTCCCGCACCCTGCCCGTCCCCGGCCTCGCCGAGCACGCCATCGGCTTCAAGACCGTCGAGGAGGCCATCGGGCTGCGCAACCACGTCATCGAACAGATGGACATCGCCTCCTCCACCCGCGACCCCGCCCTGCGCGACGCCGCCCTCACCTTCGTCTTCGTCGGCGGCGGCTACGCCGGGGTGGAGGCCCTCGGCGAACTCCAGGACATGGCCCGCTACGCCGCCCGGTACTACCCCAACCTGCGGCCCGAGGACATGAAGTGGGTGCTGGTGGAGGCCACCGGCCGGGTGCTGCCCGAGGTCGGCCCCGAACTGGGCCGCCACACCGTCACCCAGCTGCGCCGCCGCAACATCCAGGTGCTGCTCGACACCCGCCTCGAATCCTGCGCCGGCCGGGTCGCCGTCCTCAGCGACGGCCGCCGCTTCCCCACCCGCACCGTCGTCTGGACCGCCGGCGTCAAACCCCACCCGGTACTGGCCGCCACCGACCTGCCCCTCGACCCGCGCGGCAGGCTGCGCTGCACCGCCCAGCTCGCCGTCGAGGGCACCGAGCACGCCTGGGCCGCCGGCGACGCCGCCGCCGTACCCGACGTCACCGCCACCGAGCCCGGCGCCACCACCGCGCCCAACGCCCAGCACGCGCTGCGCCAGGCCAGGGTGCTCGGCGACAACATCGTGCACACCCTGCGCGGCGAACCCCTGCGCACCTACTCCCACCGGCAGCTCGGCGCCGTCGCCTCCCTCGGCCTGCACAAGGGCGTCGCCCAGGTGTACGGCCGCCGGCTCACCGGCCGCCCCGCCTGGCTGCTGCACCGGGCGTACCACCTCAGCCGGGTGCCCACCTTCAACCGCAAGGCCCGCGTGCTCGCCGAATGGACCCTCGCCGGCCTCTTCAAACGGGAGATCGTCTCCCTCGGCTCACTCGAACACCCGCGGGCCGAGTTCGAACGCGCGGCCGGTGGAAAACCCCCACGGCGGCACCCGGACCCCCCGAAGGGGTCGTCCTGA
- a CDS encoding TetR/AcrR family transcriptional regulator — MHVQDTHWSAAPLASAGRTGGGRAAPLRVDAQRNLEHVLRAAREVFGELGYGAPMEDVARRARVGVGTVYRRFPSKDVLVRRIAEEETARLTEQARTALGQEDEPWSALSRFLRTSVASGAGRLLPPQVLRVGVAEEGGAPATDEARVPQQRSQAGAGELRLVDSGGEPGTAALLEVVGRLVERARAAGELRADVSVSDVLLVIATAAPSLPDAAQQAAASARLLDILLEGLRSRPA; from the coding sequence ATGCATGTTCAGGACACGCACTGGTCGGCGGCGCCCCTCGCGTCGGCGGGACGTACCGGCGGCGGGCGCGCGGCGCCGCTGCGGGTGGACGCGCAGCGCAATCTGGAGCACGTGCTGAGGGCGGCGCGTGAGGTGTTCGGCGAGCTGGGCTACGGCGCGCCGATGGAGGACGTGGCGCGGCGGGCGCGGGTCGGTGTGGGCACGGTGTACCGGCGGTTCCCCAGCAAGGACGTACTGGTGCGGCGGATCGCCGAGGAGGAGACCGCGCGGCTGACCGAGCAGGCGCGGACCGCGCTGGGCCAGGAGGACGAGCCGTGGTCGGCGCTCTCCCGCTTCCTGCGCACCTCGGTGGCGTCCGGCGCGGGCCGGCTGCTGCCGCCGCAGGTGCTGCGGGTGGGGGTCGCCGAGGAGGGCGGTGCCCCGGCGACCGACGAGGCGCGGGTCCCGCAGCAGCGGTCCCAGGCCGGCGCGGGTGAGCTGCGGCTGGTGGACAGCGGCGGCGAGCCGGGTACGGCGGCGCTGCTGGAGGTGGTCGGCCGGCTGGTGGAGCGGGCCCGCGCGGCCGGGGAGCTGCGGGCCGACGTGTCCGTCTCCGACGTGCTCCTGGTGATCGCCACGGCGGCGCCCTCGCTGCCGGACGCGGCGCAGCAGGCGGCCGCCTCCGCGCGGCTGCTCGACATCCTGCTGGAGGGTCTGCGGTCCCGGCCCGCGTAG
- a CDS encoding sigma-70 family RNA polymerase sigma factor, with amino-acid sequence MGVDGWDGARADGSGDAEVRGLTSPQVPSQGGRATSGGAERASLPAQREGSALPPPPDAPPADGELIERMRAGDDSAYEELYRRHADAVRRYARTCCRDGHTADDLTAEVFARMLQAVRGGSGPEYAVRAYLLTSVRRVAAHWTQSAKREQLVDDFAVFAQQASRAAEAADDTGSLGAFGADLGADVRAMHEAEQTLAMQAFRSLPERWQAVLWHTEVEDESPSEVAVLFGLDANGTRVLASRAREGLKQAYLQAHVSATLVNDEECARYADQLGGYARRKLRIRAERGLRKHLEECAKCRLAAAQIEEVAGGIPAVVPIAVIGWFGAAGYAKALGVIAGGAGVGAAGAAAAATGSTGGGAAGGGAASEGLGAPVKAGIATGVVAVAAAAVALALVNDSHPAKEIAKPSPSAPVVQQTPPPAPPPPARKKEPAPKPPAPPAPAPAVPVAEKPEPKPTPKPTPTPTPTPKPTPRPKPTPTPTPTPPRPTPTPTPTPTPPPPPPRSYELSELSYDLTGDGSEPEVRLGDSSWVWQRYGMSIGGEQYSPGVTVRGDSSVTVDLNRECSAYDAVVGVDDMTLGLGKVAFAVYADGARLWQSGTVSGGDPAVPVHVNLAGRKTVRLVVEPRGTHFDRAALADWAKSRFSCG; translated from the coding sequence ATGGGCGTTGACGGGTGGGACGGCGCGCGCGCCGACGGTAGTGGTGACGCGGAGGTCCGGGGGCTGACCTCGCCGCAGGTGCCGAGCCAGGGCGGCCGGGCCACCTCCGGCGGCGCCGAGCGGGCGAGCCTCCCGGCCCAGCGCGAGGGCAGCGCCCTGCCGCCCCCGCCGGACGCGCCGCCCGCCGACGGCGAGCTGATCGAGCGGATGCGCGCCGGGGACGACTCGGCGTACGAGGAGCTGTACCGGCGGCACGCGGACGCGGTGCGACGCTACGCGCGTACCTGCTGCCGGGACGGGCACACCGCCGACGACCTCACCGCCGAGGTGTTCGCCCGCATGCTCCAGGCGGTGCGCGGCGGTTCGGGGCCCGAGTACGCGGTGCGCGCCTATCTGCTGACCTCGGTGCGCCGGGTCGCCGCGCACTGGACGCAGTCCGCCAAGCGCGAGCAACTCGTGGACGACTTCGCGGTGTTCGCCCAGCAGGCGTCCAGGGCGGCCGAAGCGGCCGACGACACCGGGTCCCTGGGTGCCTTCGGCGCCGATCTGGGCGCCGACGTACGGGCGATGCACGAGGCCGAACAGACCCTGGCCATGCAGGCGTTCCGCTCGCTGCCCGAGCGCTGGCAGGCGGTGCTGTGGCACACCGAGGTGGAGGACGAGTCGCCCAGCGAGGTGGCCGTGCTGTTCGGTCTGGACGCCAACGGCACGCGGGTGCTGGCCAGTCGGGCCCGTGAGGGACTGAAGCAGGCGTATCTCCAGGCACATGTCAGCGCGACCCTGGTGAACGACGAGGAGTGCGCGCGCTACGCCGACCAGCTCGGTGGCTACGCGCGTCGAAAGCTGCGCATCCGGGCCGAGCGCGGGCTGCGCAAGCACCTGGAGGAGTGCGCCAAGTGCCGCCTCGCGGCCGCGCAGATCGAGGAAGTGGCCGGGGGCATCCCGGCCGTCGTCCCGATCGCGGTCATCGGCTGGTTCGGCGCCGCCGGGTACGCCAAGGCGCTCGGTGTCATCGCCGGGGGCGCGGGCGTGGGCGCCGCGGGTGCCGCCGCTGCCGCGACCGGGTCCACCGGGGGTGGTGCGGCGGGCGGTGGCGCGGCCTCGGAGGGGCTGGGCGCGCCGGTGAAGGCGGGCATCGCCACGGGTGTGGTCGCGGTGGCGGCCGCCGCGGTGGCCCTGGCGCTGGTGAACGACAGCCACCCGGCCAAGGAGATCGCCAAGCCGTCGCCGTCCGCGCCGGTGGTCCAGCAGACCCCGCCGCCCGCGCCGCCTCCGCCGGCCAGGAAGAAGGAGCCCGCGCCGAAGCCGCCCGCTCCGCCCGCGCCCGCCCCCGCCGTCCCGGTGGCGGAGAAGCCGGAGCCGAAGCCCACCCCGAAGCCCACGCCCACGCCCACCCCGACCCCGAAGCCGACGCCCAGGCCGAAGCCGACCCCCACCCCCACCCCCACGCCCCCGAGGCCGACCCCCACGCCGACCCCGACCCCTACCCCTCCGCCGCCCCCGCCCCGGTCCTACGAGCTGAGCGAGCTGAGCTACGACCTCACCGGCGACGGCTCCGAGCCCGAGGTGCGGCTCGGCGACAGCAGCTGGGTGTGGCAGCGGTACGGCATGTCGATCGGCGGCGAGCAGTACTCCCCCGGTGTCACGGTGCGCGGCGACTCCTCGGTGACCGTCGACCTCAACCGCGAGTGCAGCGCCTATGACGCGGTGGTCGGGGTGGACGACATGACGCTGGGCCTCGGCAAGGTCGCCTTCGCGGTGTACGCGGACGGCGCCCGCCTGTGGCAGTCCGGCACCGTCTCCGGCGGCGACCCGGCGGTACCGGTCCACGTGAACCTGGCCGGGCGGAAGACGGTACGGCTGGTGGTGGAGCCCCGGGGTACCCACTTCGACCGGGCGGCCCTGGCGGACTGGGCGAAGTCCCGCTTCAGCTGCGGTTAG